One Photobacterium sp. TY1-4 genomic window carries:
- a CDS encoding phenol hydroxylase subunit: MDEQHRSGFEQLTKYVRVRSPDDARFVEFDFAIGEPGLFVELIMPKAAFEQFCQVNQVTHMTDEQMAAVDADMDKWRYGENTLMSKNHNHVSEQQS, from the coding sequence ATGGATGAACAACATCGTTCGGGATTTGAGCAGCTCACTAAGTATGTGAGAGTCCGAAGTCCTGACGATGCTCGATTTGTTGAATTCGACTTCGCGATTGGTGAGCCAGGCCTGTTCGTTGAACTGATCATGCCCAAAGCAGCCTTTGAGCAGTTTTGTCAGGTAAACCAAGTGACACATATGACCGACGAACAGATGGCCGCCGTCGACGCTGATATGGATAAGTGGCGTTACGGCGAAAATACGCTGATGTCGAAAAATCATAACCATGTGTCTGAACAGCAATCATGA
- a CDS encoding sigma-54-dependent Fis family transcriptional regulator, which produces MDIRTSPQLPEPHDLISQIKFSSEDGKVWFNEQRMLLIHSAALGLLRKELIETLGVKRATGFLMRFGYYSGLRDADMLHKIRPDFTTEDAFLAGPQLHTIKGMAKVVPTNLSFDLETGHFHGEFDWYDSYEAEVHLHEYGQSDMPICWTLLGYASGFSSYYMGRKIIYQETQCTGCGSEHCHIVGKPAEEWENQTELEQALQPDPIIEELLALQQQVTSLKEIYHNPEYDDLLLNSVGNSEAFKSVCHLIAKASKTKVSVLLQGETGVGKEVVARGLHLSSDRKDQPFVAVNCACIPPDLIEAELFGVEKGAYTGATHSREGKFERANQGTIFLDEVIELSPRAQASLLRVLQEGELERVGDNQLRTIDVRVVAATNEDLKSAVEKGRFRADLYYRLNVYPVQIPPLRERREDIPLLIEHFLEKYHALYHKRTLGVTDKALQALMHYKWPGNIRELENMIERGIILTENNQSIDLESFFPSLAEPTHPLNIINAKGQLEPKEPTTIDDHWIDKQLDDNFSIDVLERQLIQHAMNKADGNVSQAARLLGLTRPALAYRLKKIELD; this is translated from the coding sequence ATGGATATTCGTACTTCCCCGCAACTTCCAGAACCTCACGACCTGATATCACAAATTAAATTTTCCAGTGAAGACGGAAAAGTCTGGTTTAATGAACAGCGTATGTTACTCATCCATTCAGCTGCGCTGGGGTTACTCAGAAAAGAGTTAATCGAAACCTTAGGTGTAAAAAGGGCCACCGGATTCTTGATGCGTTTTGGCTATTACTCGGGATTAAGAGATGCCGATATGCTGCATAAAATTCGTCCTGACTTTACCACGGAAGATGCCTTCCTGGCCGGGCCGCAACTGCATACCATCAAAGGCATGGCCAAAGTCGTGCCGACGAACCTGAGCTTTGATCTGGAAACCGGCCATTTCCACGGCGAGTTTGACTGGTACGACTCTTATGAAGCCGAGGTGCATCTTCATGAATACGGCCAATCCGACATGCCGATTTGCTGGACGCTGCTCGGCTACGCCAGTGGTTTTTCGAGCTACTACATGGGTCGAAAAATCATTTATCAGGAGACACAATGTACCGGATGTGGCAGCGAACATTGCCACATCGTCGGGAAACCGGCAGAAGAATGGGAGAACCAGACAGAGCTCGAACAAGCCCTCCAGCCCGACCCGATCATCGAAGAGCTTCTGGCGCTGCAGCAACAAGTGACAAGCCTCAAAGAGATTTATCACAACCCTGAATATGACGACTTATTGCTCAACTCTGTTGGTAATTCCGAGGCGTTTAAGTCGGTCTGCCATCTCATCGCCAAAGCCTCAAAAACCAAAGTCTCGGTCTTGCTACAAGGCGAAACCGGGGTCGGTAAAGAAGTGGTCGCCAGGGGGCTGCACCTGAGCAGCGATCGCAAAGATCAGCCTTTTGTCGCCGTCAACTGCGCCTGTATTCCGCCCGATCTGATTGAAGCGGAGCTGTTCGGGGTCGAAAAAGGCGCTTATACCGGTGCCACTCATTCGCGCGAAGGGAAATTCGAACGCGCCAATCAGGGAACAATCTTCCTCGATGAAGTCATTGAGCTCTCGCCCCGTGCCCAGGCGAGTTTATTGCGTGTTTTGCAAGAAGGTGAACTGGAGCGGGTCGGCGACAATCAACTGCGCACCATTGATGTCCGTGTCGTGGCCGCAACCAATGAGGATTTAAAATCCGCCGTCGAAAAAGGACGATTTCGGGCCGATCTCTATTACCGGCTGAATGTTTATCCGGTCCAAATCCCGCCCCTGCGTGAGCGACGCGAGGATATTCCGCTACTGATCGAGCACTTTCTGGAAAAATACCACGCCCTGTACCATAAACGGACCCTCGGGGTGACCGATAAAGCGCTGCAAGCCCTGATGCACTACAAATGGCCGGGAAATATCCGCGAGCTGGAAAACATGATCGAGCGGGGGATCATTTTGACGGAAAATAACCAGAGTATCGATTTAGAGAGTTTTTTCCCGTCACTGGCCGAGCCGACCCATCCACTGAATATCATCAACGCCAAAGGGCAGCTTGAACCCAAAGAACCCACCACAATTGATGACCACTGGATAGACAAGCAGCTGGACGATAACTTCAGCATTGATGTGTTAGAACGCCAGCTCATTCAACATGCGATGAACAAAGCCGATGGCAACGTCTCTCAGGCAGCCCGTCTGTTAGGACTCACCCGCCCGGCCCTGGCGTACCGGCTCAAAAAGATAGAGCTGGATTAA